The window GTGCCTCTTGCGGCACAACCTTCTTGACAACGTCGTACAAATCCTTAGCATTAACCCTGGAAGGTAATTTAACTAAGTGTGGATAACCGTAGAGCTTGGTGCCTTTCCGATTGTTGGTTCCCTTGTTACTGTCGTGCCTTAGGACCAGTGGAACGTTAAGGTTACGAATAGCCGGCCTCGGGCGACCAGTTTGATCAATCTTAGTAAAAGAGGAGGCCGTCACGAACGTTGAACAAACTGGGCAGATTTGAGGATCCGTTTGGTTCTTGAAGTAGTTCTGTTGGGCAATACGCACTCGTCTCTCAACTCTCTCACTTTAGCTTTATCCCACACATGTCGGACCATGGATGATGCGGGGGATCCAAGTACGGAGGCGTGACACCGCAAATAAACTCTAACTCTCTTGTTGCAACAAGCAACTGGAAATTTTCCATAACAAATCATACGTACCGGGACGAAAACAAATTGGTAAAGCTATTTGCCAAACAACGCCACTATCAATAAATGAAGCGGGTGAAGTTGAGAAACATAAAGGTAAAGGCAGAAGAATCCAGGGAATACTcactaaaatttttaataatctaATCGCATTATGTTTACAGTCCATTTTAGAAGACTGAAAACAGCAGTGGAACTGTATATTTTAAGAGTGAATAATCCCTTGCAAAATCAAAAAGTCAAGAATCATATATGGGTAATTTGCCATAGCTAATCGGAATTGATTCAGAAATAAGATGAATAAATGATTGAAAGCCCTCAGTAATAAGGCAGCATCAGACTAGTCTGAATTGAGTTCTGCGAGAAAAATATCGCAGCTTGCAGATTGTACTAAAACAGCTGGTCACACGGGATTCCAACTTGATTGAAGTCGCCTCCACAGGTTGCATACCTCATGTCCCTGCATCCCTGGCAATGACAAAATCAAGCTATTTCTGGTTCCCGTGCACGCTATTATAGCGTCACCCTGCTAGAGCATATAGCGACCTTATCTCAGACCTTCCCGAGGCTGGTGTATGGTAACAAAAATGTACCTTGCTTGTAAGCCTCTGCTGCTAGATTGACACTGCCTTGTCTCATCATTGGGCATTGTGACATTtgaatacattatttttttccccataaaTTATGAAGAAATGATAAGAAAACCGTGCAAAGAGCAATGATCGACTCATTAAAGTATCTACAGGAACTGAACACGATAAATGTATTTTCCTTGCAATAACAAACGACAGTCATGTGTGTAAACGGGTTAGGCATTCGGTAAGGCACGAGAAAATATAGGtaatcagaaattttttaagcaGGCTCACCTCGATGCAGAGGTCACACATAATAAAATTACAGCCACTTCCACCATGCTTCTTTAGATCCCCATCAAGTTCTTCCAGGCAAATTGTACAGGGTCCGATTTCTTCACTTACGCCACTTCCTGTATGGCATGTTTCGGTTTCAGTCACGCAATCTCCACCGCCATCAGACACTGATATATATGCGCTCGGAGGATCAGATAATTCAAACGCATATATCGACCGGTTAGTGTCATTTACGTATTTTAATAGAGAGTTGTCAtcctgaaaataaaattgcatcGTTAGGATTGAGTTGCTGATATTGCATATCAAGGTCAACGTGAttacaaattgtaattaaaatatttgtacagCAATAAGTAGCTCTGCTACAAATACTTTAAGCAGCAGAGGTGTTCTACTGCGGTTTACGTTTCTTTTGGAGGGCAGTATCGGCGAATACTAAAGCTTCATAATAAGTCACCTTCTTGACCCTCCTTAAATAGgctttggaaaaaataattcgaattgACATATAGGTAAAAGAGCAAACAGTAGTTGCAAATGAACATTGCATGTTTAAATTAAGCAGAAGCACGTACTTccaagtattaaaaaaaaaaaaaagaagacaaatacaaaatatgaTCTACGTATCACACAAATTAAAGCAGTGAACAACATCGGCTTTTACCAATATCCTAGCTATGTGATTTTCTAAGACCTCTGCTAATGCAACATTAGTAGTGGCAACATCTGTCTTTCCCAGAGTTCGCAACAATTCTTCTTTCAGTTTTCCGATTCTCGACTGCTTGTTCAGTGAAACAACGCAACGTGTGGGCGCGCCTCCGATAGCCGGGATATACGTCACAGCCAACTGCCTCTCCATGGCTCGAGGGAGAGGCACCGAAAGGTACATGAAGGGCTCATAGGTGACAGAGATGTGTTTGCAGACTGCACAGACGACCTGTATCGTTGaattcgattttaaaaagttgaTAAGAGGAACAAGAATGATTCAATTTTACGGAACAGATATGAATAAACGTTTGCAAATCAAACTTCCTACTTTTATAAGTTGCAAATCTACTGCTAATTCTCAATACCGCATATTTGTtgagaaaataagtaaaatgtAGAAACGTTCACAACATGTtaagtttttactttttttaataaacCAACCGTGCTTTTAAATTGCCCTTGGAACGTATCTACAATCACACTTCTATTCTCTGTGAGATGTTTTGCCCAGTGTCTATCGGCCTCAGCCTCTGTCTCTCCTTGAGTAGCGATCGCTCCATTCTCACAGTTAAGTAGCACTCTGGAACACTGCGACTCACTACCCCCTAGTCCATCTTTCCGATGATTCTTTTCTTGATCATCTAGCCGCATTCTCTTGACATTACACTTTTCAAGACCACTATCACACTCAGCGTCAGATCCACTAGATAGACAGTCAACACTGCGATTGCCAGCCTGGACGTTTACTTCTTTTATTCGTTTGATACTGATACTTTTATTGTCAAAGTCATGATTCTCGGTTAGATTCGAATTTTCTAAAGCATTTCTACGGATATTTTCTTTAGGAAACTTTTGAGAGTCATAATGAATCTCGTTGTTGCTTTCCTGTGTTGTGACCAAGAAGTTAGCATTGCTAGTTTTAGCATCCTTCAAAATATCATATAAACCATGATAGCAACTGACATTGTTGGTCGTCAATACATTATCTAATTTGTCTAGTCGGAAATCATTTCCGTTCAATGCGACATCCATATCTGGATCTTCTTGCATTttattgtgaataaaattagaCTTCGTTTCCACTATTTCGTCTGAATCCAATGTCTCCTCATCATCATTTAATAGCGATCCTCTGGGCGAATTTGCTGCACTGTCTGTCTCAGCCATCGGTGAATCTGAATCTTCAAACaatagtaattattatttttgttgttattattagtaCAGTATGATGATGTTTATGTACTTCAAatggacaattttttcatacatcatGAAACCTATCTGAAGCCAAATACACTGTAAAAGTATAAACAATGTAACTTATAGGTATACCTTACCTCTGGGTGAGCCGGCCATCGTGACATTTGGGCTGTTTGGACACTCAGGAGAAGGGAGGTTGTCATATATTTCACGAGGTTCGACAGGAATGGAGTCAGCACCACTGACAGAGGTAGTGAGAGTCGTATCAGGAGGAGCCAAATTTTGCAGAGGCTCATTTGAGTCGTTTAATTCAGGAGTAGTAGCAGTAGCAGATATTTCATGGTTTTTTGTCAATTTCGCAGTGTTCATTTGCTCATGCAAAGAGTCTAATAGGAGAGCTAGAAACTCCTGACAGTCATGCTGCAATAAGTTCAATTGTGGCTATTCAATAGTACCAGAAAAACTTTGAGGAGGTTTAGCAAATCTTATACAGTCACTAACCTGTCTGTAGTCTTTGAATTGCGGATGATAAGTTGCAAGTGCCTGTTTAAATTCTGCTGGCCTGATGACGCTATACCTGCCGGACCACATCTTCCCTAAAAGCGCTCCAAAGTGAGCCATCAACGATCGTGGGTGCACCATGGGCTTATCACAGCTCAACTCTGAATCAAGGAAATGACGCAGCACTGGGGGAGTTGCTGTTAAACATTGCAGTCCAGCAGCCATAAAACAAGTGTTCCCCAGATTGCGAAGACCACACACGCCTGGTGGCGTTGTTACTTCTGCTTAACAAATTCAAAAGGTTTTATATGAGCTTGTAACTACAATCAAATTTACACACAAAAAAACTTGCCAGTCTTTTATCCTGCTACACCAATGCACTTACCGATCGCAGAATCATTCTGATCATCGTCAGCCTCAGCAAAGAGATTGTTGAGCATTGGCCCACCAGGTGGAAGAAAAGGGCCATGCTCGACGCCAATCAAGGAATCCCCAATAGGGTCAGCACCAACGTCGACAAAATCCTCTAGTCCCGGTGGCGGTGGCAACGGAATGACACAATCACCAGTGATGACATTAGCTTCCGTcctaaaaaaatcattgtgaGAAATTTTGAGGAAAGTTTAGTAAGATAAAAGAAAGACAGTTGCAGCTGAGGGTGTCTCACCACGTGTTCTCAATGCCCATGTTGTTGCTGGCGGATGGTATATAATCCTCTTGAAGAGTAAGATTATGGTCGAGAGAGGAAGCCAGAGGACTGAGTCCCGTTGGCTCTGGGGCGTCCGGGATTTCGGATACTCTGGGCGGTTCAATCGCCAAAATACCTCCTACTCCTGCGTCGTTGACTTGGGTGTCCATTCGGACCGTGCCAAAGTCTGGAAACCAGACACGAATTGAGTACGAAAGACGGATAAAAACGGAGACAAAGACAGAGACAACGACCCGCCTAGTAATTCTAACCTATCATATGGGGCGTCTTTGTCTAGACTCTGCGCGGCGAAAATACCATTCAGTTACGAGCAAATACCGAATTCTTAGAAGTTGAAACACGTTGTCTTTTTTTTAGTCGTGTATAAGAAACCGAGATTTAAAAGACGGAGGCCGAAGCTCGTCCCTGCCGCGGGCACAGAGTCCCGTAAATCAAGTACAAGTCACGCTCGTCGTTCAATAAGGAATGTTGGGAATTAGAGAGCGCGTTATTCGCGAGTCGAAACCTGGTCGAACAAAAGTATCCTCTCGCAACGCTAACGTAATTTGTATTTACGTCAATACGCCACGTATCCGACGACGGTTAAGGCGAAACTTTGATAGCGCGGTGAAACTTTGTTTTTATGACTTCTTACAATTCTACCGTGAAATCCACCGAAGCTATTTCGCTCGCAATCACGTCAGGCCGCCATTACCCCCAGAAATCAACATGTCCGACGTGGTGTGCAGAACGGGTGGGAAGACGTGGAAAATTGtgtttgcgcgaaaaacgaattgagcAATGGTCATGAAACCAGCTTATAAGaatgaaattcttgaaaaaacatGCAAACCGCGAATCACTAACACTAGGAAAtcagagaaagaaaatgatcaTCAATTTCATCTATGCTGTAATTCCAAATAGCGACGATCGGCTAACTGTGGACTGACTGAAGACTGCTGGCTTCGTGCAGCTTttctaattgtaaatcaaaaatGGACGAGATAAATTCAACGTAAATTCTTTGTTAAATAGCGCCCTCTGCGTCCTACCCTGCAGGCTCAATTCGAGTCAGAAGATGGTCGATACTGTGTGTTACCATCACTTAACGCTTCTACCCAGATAATGTAAAGTCAGATATTTGACTATGGGTGCGATGCTACTATCTCCATAGAAAAGTAATATAGCTATTTGTGTATAAGCGATGCATCCACGTACATTAAGTGAAGATATGTAAAGACATAGCCTTATGGGACTTTTCGTAAACAAAAATGGACGAGATAAATCCGTCGTAAAGCGACGTTGTCTGTGTCTTTCCTTGCACGCGCAACTCCATCCGTCAAGCGGTCGGTACGGAAAGACGACAGGAACTGACGTTACCATCGCTCGCCGCGTGTACCCAGATAGCAACAGGCAATCGTCagcagaaaaataatttagaaaaatttaaagttTATCAATGTTCCTTGTTTCAACTTCTAGTCATATTACCTGGTTCAATTGCGACTCTGTCCGCTGACCCCCCAACCCAAGattgttcgaaaatttattatcaagtGGCCCAGGTTATAATTACTTATATCTGTCCgctttattatacatttatggCAGTGCCCGTGTTGATTgtagaaatttcgaatttgtaaATACGTATTTCCGACAAAGTCGATACTATTTTAAGCGGAATTTTAGCACTTTTCCCGTAACCcctaatatataatattacccAGAGGATACAATTCTGTGATAATACTATATATTGAATATCAAAAACTAATGACTGATATTACCTGAAGACGGATTTTTCGGATTCTTAATAATCAAATTCTCATCAATTATCTAAGACTTAcctgttaaaaaaatacaaatgcAAGATTGCAAGACCTTTCGTAAGCTTCAAGATTGTTCTACTTCCAACCATCCATTGGTCTTTTCTGAGACAAGATTCTCATCTATTGAAGTATTTCTATACATGCCCGCCAACAAAGTTTAAGAATTTGGCAGACTGAGGGTGAAAGACGAATTTT is drawn from Neodiprion fabricii isolate iyNeoFabr1 chromosome 3, iyNeoFabr1.1, whole genome shotgun sequence and contains these coding sequences:
- the LOC124177127 gene encoding uncharacterized protein LOC124177127 isoform X2, which codes for MIDFGTVRMDTQVNDAGVGGILAIEPPRVSEIPDAPEPTGLSPLASSLDHNLTLQEDYIPSASNNMGIENTWTEANVITGDCVIPLPPPPGLEDFVDVGADPIGDSLIGVEHGPFLPPGGPMLNNLFAEADDDQNDSAIEVTTPPGVCGLRNLGNTCFMAAGLQCLTATPPVLRHFLDSELSCDKPMVHPRSLMAHFGALLGKMWSGRYSVIRPAEFKQALATYHPQFKDYRQHDCQEFLALLLDSLHEQMNTAKLTKNHEISATATTPELNDSNEPLQNLAPPDTTLTTSVSGADSIPVEPREIYDNLPSPECPNSPNVTMAGSPRDSDSPMAETDSAANSPRGSLLNDDEETLDSDEIVETKSNFIHNKMQEDPDMDVALNGNDFRLDKLDNVLTTNNVSCYHGLYDILKDAKTSNANFLVTTQESNNEIHYDSQKFPKENIRRNALENSNLTENHDFDNKSISIKRIKEVNVQAGNRSVDCLSSGSDAECDSGLEKCNVKRMRLDDQEKNHRKDGLGGSESQCSRVLLNCENGAIATQGETEAEADRHWAKHLTENRSVIVDTFQGQFKSTVVCAVCKHISVTYEPFMYLSVPLPRAMERQLAVTYIPAIGGAPTRCVVSLNKQSRIGKLKEELLRTLGKTDVATTNVALAEVLENHIARILDDNSLLKYVNDTNRSIYAFELSDPPSAYISVSDGGGDCVTETETCHTGSGVSEEIGPCTICLEELDGDLKKHGGSGCNFIMCDLCIENYFKNQTDPQICPVCSTFVTASSFTKIDQTGRPRPAIRNLNVPLVLRHDSNKGTNNRKGTKLYGYPHLVKLPSRVNAKDLYDVVKKVVPQEAPYSIHFVDGQGHHCSRCMYTAHCTGCRVPDSGMIALQNGDTLAVRYTDTVPNIIQPVDHVSVSKQRPHRPLSLYDCLQAFSQSETLDEHNPWFCPKCEHNQCATKTLTVHRYPKFLIVYLKRFVFYECVSMKLDDKVTFPLVGLGIGRHLYDLYACVCHFGGVSAGHYTAYARNPRTDTWHYYNDEVTTRQKPQEEDFSNAYILFYSRQGTSAKPCNI
- the LOC124177127 gene encoding uncharacterized protein LOC124177127 isoform X4, whose translation is MDTQVNDAGVGGILAIEPPRVSEIPDAPEPTGLSPLASSLDHNLTLQEDYIPSASNNMGIENTWTEANVITGDCVIPLPPPPGLEDFVDVGADPIGDSLIGVEHGPFLPPGGPMLNNLFAEADDDQNDSAIEVTTPPGVCGLRNLGNTCFMAAGLQCLTATPPVLRHFLDSELSCDKPMVHPRSLMAHFGALLGKMWSGRYSVIRPAEFKQALATYHPQFKDYRQHDCQEFLALLLDSLHEQMNTAKLTKNHEISATATTPELNDSNEPLQNLAPPDTTLTTSVSGADSIPVEPREIYDNLPSPECPNSPNVTMAGSPREDSDSPMAETDSAANSPRGSLLNDDEETLDSDEIVETKSNFIHNKMQEDPDMDVALNGNDFRLDKLDNVLTTNNVSCYHGLYDILKDAKTSNANFLVTTQESNNEIHYDSQKFPKENIRRNALENSNLTENHDFDNKSISIKRIKEVNVQAGNRSVDCLSSGSDAECDSGLEKCNVKRMRLDDQEKNHRKDGLGGSESQCSRVLLNCENGAIATQGETEAEADRHWAKHLTENRSVIVDTFQGQFKSTVVCAVCKHISVTYEPFMYLSVPLPRAMERQLAVTYIPAIGGAPTRCVVSLNKQSRIGKLKEELLRTLGKTDVATTNVALAEVLENHIARILDDNSLLKYVNDTNRSIYAFELSDPPSAYISVSDGGGDCVTETETCHTGSGVSEEIGPCTICLEELDGDLKKHGGSGCNFIMCDLCIENYFKNQTDPQICPVCSTFVTASSFTKIDQTGRPRPAIRNLNVPLVLRHDSNKGTNNRKGTKLYGYPHLVKLPSRVNAKDLYDVVKKVVPQEAPYSIHFVDGQGHHCSRCMYTAHCTGCRVPDSGMIALQNGDTLAVRYTDTVPNIIQPVDHVSVSKQRPHRPLSLYDCLQAFSQSETLDEHNPWFCPKCEHNQCATKTLTVHRYPKFLIVYLKRFVFYECVSMKLDDKVTFPLVGLGIGRHLYDLYACVCHFGGVSAGHYTAYARNPRTDTWHYYNDEVTTRQKPQEEDFSNAYILFYSRQGTSAKPCNI
- the LOC124177127 gene encoding uncharacterized protein LOC124177127 isoform X1 → MIDFGTVRMDTQVNDAGVGGILAIEPPRVSEIPDAPEPTGLSPLASSLDHNLTLQEDYIPSASNNMGIENTWTEANVITGDCVIPLPPPPGLEDFVDVGADPIGDSLIGVEHGPFLPPGGPMLNNLFAEADDDQNDSAIEVTTPPGVCGLRNLGNTCFMAAGLQCLTATPPVLRHFLDSELSCDKPMVHPRSLMAHFGALLGKMWSGRYSVIRPAEFKQALATYHPQFKDYRQHDCQEFLALLLDSLHEQMNTAKLTKNHEISATATTPELNDSNEPLQNLAPPDTTLTTSVSGADSIPVEPREIYDNLPSPECPNSPNVTMAGSPREDSDSPMAETDSAANSPRGSLLNDDEETLDSDEIVETKSNFIHNKMQEDPDMDVALNGNDFRLDKLDNVLTTNNVSCYHGLYDILKDAKTSNANFLVTTQESNNEIHYDSQKFPKENIRRNALENSNLTENHDFDNKSISIKRIKEVNVQAGNRSVDCLSSGSDAECDSGLEKCNVKRMRLDDQEKNHRKDGLGGSESQCSRVLLNCENGAIATQGETEAEADRHWAKHLTENRSVIVDTFQGQFKSTVVCAVCKHISVTYEPFMYLSVPLPRAMERQLAVTYIPAIGGAPTRCVVSLNKQSRIGKLKEELLRTLGKTDVATTNVALAEVLENHIARILDDNSLLKYVNDTNRSIYAFELSDPPSAYISVSDGGGDCVTETETCHTGSGVSEEIGPCTICLEELDGDLKKHGGSGCNFIMCDLCIENYFKNQTDPQICPVCSTFVTASSFTKIDQTGRPRPAIRNLNVPLVLRHDSNKGTNNRKGTKLYGYPHLVKLPSRVNAKDLYDVVKKVVPQEAPYSIHFVDGQGHHCSRCMYTAHCTGCRVPDSGMIALQNGDTLAVRYTDTVPNIIQPVDHVSVSKQRPHRPLSLYDCLQAFSQSETLDEHNPWFCPKCEHNQCATKTLTVHRYPKFLIVYLKRFVFYECVSMKLDDKVTFPLVGLGIGRHLYDLYACVCHFGGVSAGHYTAYARNPRTDTWHYYNDEVTTRQKPQEEDFSNAYILFYSRQGTSAKPCNI
- the LOC124177127 gene encoding uncharacterized protein LOC124177127 isoform X3, giving the protein MIDFGTVRMDTQVNDAGVGGILAIEPPRVSEIPDAPEPTGLSPLASSLDHNLTLQEDYIPSASNNMGIENTWTEANVITGDCVIPLPPPPGLEDFVDVGADPIGDSLIGVEHGPFLPPGGPMLNNLFAEADDDQNDSAIEVTTPPGVCGLRNLGNTCFMAAGLQCLTATPPVLRHFLDSELSCDKPMVHPRSLMAHFGALLGKMWSGRYSVIRPAEFKQALATYHPQFKDYRQHDCQEFLALLLDSLHEQMNTAKLTKNHEISATATTPELNDSNEPLQNLAPPDTTLTTSVSGADSIPVEPREIYDNLPSPECPNSPNVTMAGSPRDSPMAETDSAANSPRGSLLNDDEETLDSDEIVETKSNFIHNKMQEDPDMDVALNGNDFRLDKLDNVLTTNNVSCYHGLYDILKDAKTSNANFLVTTQESNNEIHYDSQKFPKENIRRNALENSNLTENHDFDNKSISIKRIKEVNVQAGNRSVDCLSSGSDAECDSGLEKCNVKRMRLDDQEKNHRKDGLGGSESQCSRVLLNCENGAIATQGETEAEADRHWAKHLTENRSVIVDTFQGQFKSTVVCAVCKHISVTYEPFMYLSVPLPRAMERQLAVTYIPAIGGAPTRCVVSLNKQSRIGKLKEELLRTLGKTDVATTNVALAEVLENHIARILDDNSLLKYVNDTNRSIYAFELSDPPSAYISVSDGGGDCVTETETCHTGSGVSEEIGPCTICLEELDGDLKKHGGSGCNFIMCDLCIENYFKNQTDPQICPVCSTFVTASSFTKIDQTGRPRPAIRNLNVPLVLRHDSNKGTNNRKGTKLYGYPHLVKLPSRVNAKDLYDVVKKVVPQEAPYSIHFVDGQGHHCSRCMYTAHCTGCRVPDSGMIALQNGDTLAVRYTDTVPNIIQPVDHVSVSKQRPHRPLSLYDCLQAFSQSETLDEHNPWFCPKCEHNQCATKTLTVHRYPKFLIVYLKRFVFYECVSMKLDDKVTFPLVGLGIGRHLYDLYACVCHFGGVSAGHYTAYARNPRTDTWHYYNDEVTTRQKPQEEDFSNAYILFYSRQGTSAKPCNI